In Scylla paramamosain isolate STU-SP2022 chromosome 17, ASM3559412v1, whole genome shotgun sequence, one DNA window encodes the following:
- the LOC135108429 gene encoding uncharacterized protein LOC135108429, whose product MDEGNISNSGIPSPPAVSPSPMPPQSHTISHSDMGKPRPPHSASHKQTVFDGEGVFTITRSPSVVTQQPSLTVLPHQPHDEDHDDLHNNNIINTNNKEVSEKYQLGLDPLKDGSNKKDTTAPVTNTVHAAGVAAAFGGGAVVASTAAAAASAADDPCSAYMRRVCCEALCDPLCLMCCLACNADCCSGCANLDLCCLLCHICTRL is encoded by the exons ATGGATGAGGGTAATATTAGCAACAGTGGCATCCCCTCACCCCCTGCTGTTTCTCCCTCCCCAATGCCGCCACAGTCGCACACTATCTCCCACAGCGATATGGGAAAGCCGCGCCCGCCGCACTCCGCGTCCCATAAACAGACGGTATTTGACGGGGAGGGAGTCTTCACCATCACGCGGTCCCCGTCAGTGGTGACCCAGCAGCCCTCCCTCACCGTCCTGCCCCACCAGCCCCACGACGAGGATCACGACGATCTCCACAATAATAacatcatcaacaccaacaacaaggaGGTCTCGGAGAAGTACCAACTCGGCCTTGACCCCCTCAAAGATGGCAGTAACAAGAAAGACACCACCGCCCCTGTCACCAACACGGTACATGCTGCAGGTGTCGCCGCGgcttttggtggtggtgctgttgttgccagtaccgccgccgccgccgccagtgCAGCCGACGACCCGTGCAGCGCTTACATGAGACGG GTATGCTGTGAGGCGCTGTGTGACCCGCTGTGTCTCATGTGCTGTCTGGCCTGCAATGCTGACTGCTGTTCTGGATGCGCCAATCTCGATCTCTGCTGTTTATTGTGCCACATATGTACTCGTTTATAA
- the LOC135108430 gene encoding tRNA-dihydrouridine(47) synthase [NAD(P)(+)]-like: protein MSNIDIKDVVAHIKKEFIIPPEPRETKAEAKDEDDKASATEPEQDKTSEPPRKKQKLTGTHKNRPKLVKAPRSSKLCRALWCLEKGDETSSCSYPKCDFMHDISAFLSAKPSDLGPECHNFRTYGRCHYGLVCRFGGDHIEGERNKVEQRPNGVTGPATSNTLKKEVQHLLRKRQYDFTKAKEANRKAQSEVAKNADKAKNSEKTTGTPDSTTTVPATAIDNSDTQANIVTGTPTTDATADVSAPPSTTDSESQDQSLNADKNTETTPSQSGPEDIMTPVENGEKCDTKVVIKNGEKTACEGNGQTHHLGPASDEDLVKPTAGERRKKTIDWRGKTYLAPLTTLGNLPFRRICKKFGADITCGEMALAANLLQGFPSEWALVKRHASEDCFGIQLCGSNAETMVKCAQLLDENADFDFMDINMGCPIDLIYKQGGGSALMRRQGCLEQMVRGMTQVLSRPLTLKMRTAVYRDTKVAHNLVQRAKLWDISMVTIHGRSKEQRYLKLADWDYVGQCAVAAQPMPLFGNGDVLSYEDYNACLNNTGVAGIMIARGALIKPWVFQEIKEQRHWDISSSERLDMLRDFTNFGLEHWGSDNEGVEKTRRFLLEWLSFLHRYVPVGLLESTQKINQQPPAFRGRDDLETLMASRSVNDWIKISEMLLGSVPADFAFLPKHKANAY, encoded by the exons ATGAGCAATATTGACATCAAGGATGTTGTTGCTCACATCAAAAAAGA ATTTATAATTCCACCGGAACCACGTGAAACAAAGGCAGAGGCaaaggatgaggatgacaaGGCTTCTGCCACAGAACCAGAACAGGACAAAACTTCAGAGCCACCACGCAAGAAGCAGAAACTTACAG GCACCCACAAGAACCGGCCCAAGCTAGTGAAGGCTCCAAGGAGTTCCAAGCTCTGCCGTGCTTTGTGGTGCCTTGAGAAGGGGGATGAGACGTCCTCCTGCTCCTATCCCAAGTGTGACTTCATGCATGACATCTCAGCATTCTTGAGTGCTAAACCATCAGATCTTGGGCCGGAGTGCCATAACTTCCGCACTTATGGAAGGTGTCACTATGGCCTGGTGTgccg GTTTGGGGGTGACCAcattgaaggagaaaggaataaagtggAGCAGCGACCCAATGGAGTGACTGGTCCTGCCACCAGCAACACTCTCAAGAAGGAG GTCCAGCACCTCTTGAGGAAACGGCAGTATGACTTCACTAAGGCAAAGGAAGCCAACCGTAAGGCCCAGAGTGAGGTAGCCAAAAATGCTGACAAAGCTAAGAATTCTGAAAAGACCACTGGTACTCCTGATAGCACTACCACTGTCCCAGCCACTGCCATTGACAACAGTGATACGCAAGCTAACATAGTCACAGGAACACCAACCACTGACGCCACAGCTGATGTTTCTGCTCCCCCTTCCACCACAGACAGTGAATCTCAGGACCAGTCATTAAATGCtgacaaaaacactgaaactacACCTTCTCAGTCTGGCCCAGAGGACATCATGACACCtgtagaaaatggagaaaagtgtGACACAAAGGTTGTCATTAAGAATGGGGAGAAGACAGCCTGTGAGGGTAATGGGCAGACACATCATCTTGGCCCAGCTTCAGATGAGGACCTTGTGAAGCCAActgcaggagagagaaggaagaaaaca ATTGACTGGCGAGGGAAGACTTACCTGGCACCCCTCACCACCCTGGGCAACCTGCCATTCCGGCGCATCTGCAAGAAATTTGGGGCTGACATTACCTGTGGAGAGATGGCCCTTGCTGCCAACCTGCTTCAGGGCTTCCCCAGTGAGTGGGCACTGGTCAAGAGACACGCCTCTGAGGATTGCTTTGGCATACAG CTGTGTGGAAGCAATGCAGAGACCATGGTCAAGTGTGCCCAGCTGCTGGATGAGAATGCTGACTTTGACTTTATGGACATCAACATGGGGTGTCCTATTGATCTTATTTACAAACAG GGTGGGGGCAGTGCCTTGATGCGCCGCCAGGGATGTCTGGAGCAGATGGTGAGGGGCATGACACAGGTGTTGAGCCGGCCACTGACTCTCAAGATGCGCACAGCTGTGTACCGTGACACCAAGGTGGCTCACAACCTGGTCCAGCGCGCCAAGCTGTGGGACATCTCTATGGTGACG ATTCATGGCCGGTCAAAGGAGCAGCGGTACCTCAAACTGGCTGACTGGGATTATGTGGGACAATGTGCAGTGGCAGCCCAGCCCATGCCTCTCTTTGGTAATGGGGACGTGCTCTCCTATGAGGACTATAATGCCTGCCTCAACAATACTGGGGTGGCAG GTATAATGATTGCCCGAGGCGCCCTCATCAAGCCGTGGGTGTTCCAGGAGATCAAGGAGCAGCGTCACTGGGATATCAGCTCCTCAGAGAGGCTAGACATGCTGCGGGACTTCACCAACTTTGGCCTGGAGCACTGGGGCAGTGACAATGAG GGTGTGGAGAAGACTCGAAGGTTCCTGCTGGAATGGCTGTCGTTCCTGCACCGCTATGTCCCAGTTGGCCTTCTGGAGAGCACCCAAAAAATCAATCAGCAACCACCTGCCTTCAGGGGGAGGGACGACCTTGAGACACTGATGGCCTCACGCAGTGTTAATGATTGGATCAAGATCAG TGAGATGCTCCTGGGATCAGTACCAGCTGACTTTGCATTCCTGCCCAAACATAAGGCCAATGCATACTAG
- the LOC135108434 gene encoding large ribosomal subunit protein uL11-like: protein MPPKFDPTEIKTVCLRCVGGEMAATSSLAPKIGPLGLSPKKVGDDIMKATGDWKGLKVTVKLIIQNRQARVEVVPSAASLVIKALKEPPRDRKKVKHIKHSGNLTLDQMVEIARTMRSRSQARALSGTLKEVLGTAQSIGCTVEGQNPHDVIEGIDDGSVEVPEE, encoded by the exons ATGCCTCCCAAGTTCGATCCAACGGAAATTAAGACCG TGTGTCTGAGGTGTGTTGGAGGAGAGATGGCTGCCACCTCATCCTTGGCCCCCAAGATTGGTCCACTGGGTCTGTCCCCAAAGAAGGTTGGTGACGACATCATGAAGGCCACTGGGGACTGGAAGGGCCTCAAGGTCACTGTGAAGCTCATCATCCAGAACCGTCAGGCCCGTGTGGAGGTGGTTCCCTCAGCCGCCTCCCTGGTCATCAAGGCCCTCAAGGAGCCTCCACGTGACAGGAAGAAGGTTAAGCACA TCAAGCACAGTGGCAACCTGACCCTGGACCAGATGGTGGAGATTGCACGCACCATGCGCTCACGGTCACAGGCACGTGCACTGTCTGGCACCTTGAAGGAGGTCCTCGGCACTGCCCAG AGCATTGGGTGCACCGTGGAAGGCCAGAACCCCCATGATGTGATTGAGG